A single window of Candoia aspera isolate rCanAsp1 chromosome 3, rCanAsp1.hap2, whole genome shotgun sequence DNA harbors:
- the WRNIP1 gene encoding ATPase WRNIP1 yields MEGGVAQEEPLVSCPVCLVELSAARINSHLDTCLQQQGEGKDFPAKEVGGRSNSGPKPTAGMALPPLVQQPCPKKMRLSKSLERRNREEEPGSDLGSAPVFSLFHRGRNSGGAQAGATRGAAASPDRGKGEERRVENPGRAADASGSLLSGESLAQKLEGKPLADKLRPSQLGDYVGQDQVLGKETLLRSLLEAHEIPSLILWGPPGCGKTTLAHIIANSSKKNGARFVTLSATSAKTSDVRDVIFQAQNEKRLCKRKTILFIDEIHRFNKSQQDTFLPHVECGIITLIGATTENPSFQVNSALLSRCRVIVLEKLSVEAMEAILMRAIKSLGIQILSQDEKPTSSMNGNNSKGSELCVCIEGRAISTLAYLCDGDARTGLNGLQMAVQARLTNPSHQNNNHECLAKGVVITEDHVKEGLQRSHILYDRAGEEHYNCISALHKSMRGSDENASLYWLARMLEGGEDPLYVARRLVRFASEDIGLADPLALPQAVAAYQGCHFIGMPECEVLLAQCVVYFARAPKSVEVYRAYSNVKACLRDHQGPLPPVPLHLRNAPTRLMKGLDYGKDYKYNPMYKDPVEQEYLPEELKGINFYTQSRI; encoded by the exons ATGGAAGGAGGTGTTGCGCAGGAAGAGCCGCTGGTGAGCTGCCCGGTTTGCCTGGTGGAACTCTCAGCTGCGCGCATCAACTCACACCTGGACACctgtttgcaacagcagggcgaaGGGAAAGACTTTCCCGCCAAAGAGGTTGGAGGCAGGAGCAACAGCGGCCCAAAGCCCACAGCAGGGATGGCGCTGCCTCCACTGGTTCAGCAGCCCTGCCCTAAGAAAATGCGGCTCTCCAAATCTCTGGAGCGGAGGAACAGAGAAGAGGAGCCGGGAAGTGACCTCGGTTCAGCCCCTGTGTTTTCCCTTTTCCACAGAGGCAGAAACTCTGGAGGAGCCCAAGCCGGGGCGACCCGGGGCGCTGCTGCCTCCCCAGATCGGGGAAAGGGGGAAGAGCGGCGGGTGGAGAATCCAGGGCGAGCCGCGGATGCCTCGGGGTCGCTGCTGAGTGGAGAGAGCCTGGCCCAAAAACTGGAAGGGAAGCCCCTGGCCGATAAACTGCGGCCAAGCCAGCTGGGAGATTATGTGGGGCAGGACCAGGTGTTGGGGAAAGAAACGCTCTTGCGGTCCTTGCTGGAGGCTCACGAAATCCCCTCGCTCATTCTGTGGGGACCCCCGGGCTGTGGCAAG aCAACCTTGGCACATATCATAGCAAATAGCAGTAAGAAGAATGGAGCACGGTTTGTGACACTATCAGCGACAAGTGCCAAAACCAGTGATGTCCGAGATGTAATTTTCCAAGCCCAAAATGAAAAGAGACTCTGCAAGAGGAAGACTATCCTATTTATAGATGAGATACATCGTTTCAATAAGTCCCAACAG GACACTTTTCTTCCTCACGTTGAGTGTGGAATCATAACCCTGATTGGGGCAACCACAGAAAATCCTTCCTTCCAGGTCAATTCAGCTCTTCTGAGTCGCTGCCGTGTTATTGTTCTTGAGAAGCTCTCGGTTGAAGCAATGGAAGCTATTCTGATGCGAGCTATCAAGTCCTTAGGGATCCAGATTCTGAGCCAAGATGAGAAACCCACCAGCTCTATGAATGGCAACAACAGCAAAGGCTCTGA gtTATGTGTATGCATCGAAGGAAGAGCAATAAGCACTCTTGCCTACCTTTGTGATGGTGATGCAAGAACTGGGTTGAACGGGCTCCAGATGGCTGTCCAGGCAAGGTTAACTAACCCCTCCCATCAGAATAATAACCATGAGTGTTTGGCTAAAGGAGTGGTCATCACAGAAGATCATGTGAAGGAAGGCCTCCAACGATCCCACATTTTGTATGATCGAGCCG GTGAAGAGCATTATAACTGCATCTCTGCGCTCCACAAATCTATGCGTGGCTCTGACGAAAATGCTTCCCTTTACTGGCTTGCTCGAATGCTTGAAGGGGGTGAGGATCCACTGTATGTAGCAAGAAGGTTGGTAAGATTTGCAAGTGAGGATATAG GATTGGCAGATCCTTTGGCCTTACCTCAAGCTGTGGCTGCTTATCAAGGATGCCACTTTATTGGAATGCCAGAGTGTGAG GTCTTACTGGCACAGTGTGTAGTCTATTTTGCCAGAGCACCAAAGTCTGTCGAAGTATACAGAGCTTACAGTAATGTGAAAGCATGCCTGAGAGACCACCAAGGGCCACTTCCACCTGTTCCTTTACATTTGCGGAATGCACCAACCAGGCTTATGAAAGGTTTAGATTATGGTAAAGATTATAAATATAATCCTATGTACAAGGATCCTGTAGAACAAGAATATCTACCTGAAGAGTTGAAAGGGATCAATTTTTATACACAAAGCAGAATTTGA